A single genomic interval of Desulfovibrio sp. harbors:
- a CDS encoding PAS domain S-box protein — translation MRDHEKTKEQLIAELQDAQALIAELSTCGFEQARTERVLQARSRLMLLSSTCALERLLVATLDEAEMLTESQIGFFHFLKRDQKTLSLQAWSTNTTRTMCKAEGKGAHYSVAQAGVWTDCIHKGQAVIHNDYPSLAHKKGLPAGHAPIIRELVVPVFRLNKIVAILGVGNKACDYTENDIESVAQLADLAWDLAERKRAEEALKKAHDGLENRVEKRTKALIRANKALDKVITQRKWAEEALKKSEKRFRELVEGTDNLVTQADASGRFLYVNPAAARSFGLTPEECMGLSAFDFIHEEDREATWNAFKGWVTDRLSHVTIENRHVSQHGEVRHMSWTVELHYDEEGNVSSVDSIGRDTTEHKRLEEALKENEERFRLLVELAPEAIIVDDIDSHQIIVANKNALSLFATSREDLLKNGVFRFYADKQPDGRPKEETIQRNVMKIKAGEAVRVERAIRNAAGQDLLCEVWLVKLVMNGRETVRSSWTDITERKRVERDLARHRALLHSIIEGTTDAVFAKDLEGRYLLANSEVGRMVGKPVEEIIGRKDTDHFSPDDAAKVMGRDRIVRGTGATLNYEEVLTTTRGHRNLLCLKSPLRDESGEITGVFGITRDITELKRMQEVLVQTEKMMSVGGLAAGMAHEINNPLSGILQGTQVLLGRVKKDTQRNRAVAKEAGTSLETIQDYMQRRGLLPIIESMRESAERAARIVQGMLSFSRQQDSNTELEDVAELLDKALALCESDYDLSKKYDFRHIAITRDYQPGIAPVRCSASLVEQVVMNILRNAAQAMAAEGSGSHAPAITLATWQEGPHVVISIADNGPGMDESTRKRVFEPFFTTKKPGTGTGLGLSVSYFIVTDNLGGTIEVDSAPGRGTRFVIRLPHARTSGSRDRTKAPAS, via the coding sequence GTGAGGGACCACGAGAAGACCAAAGAACAGCTCATCGCCGAGCTTCAAGACGCCCAAGCCCTGATCGCCGAGCTTTCGACCTGCGGCTTCGAGCAGGCCAGGACTGAGAGAGTGCTTCAGGCCCGGTCCCGCCTGATGCTTCTCTCCTCCACGTGCGCCCTTGAGAGGCTTCTGGTGGCCACCCTCGATGAAGCGGAGATGCTCACCGAGAGCCAGATAGGCTTTTTCCATTTTTTGAAGCGCGACCAGAAGACGCTGTCGCTCCAGGCCTGGTCCACCAACACCACCCGCACCATGTGCAAGGCCGAGGGCAAGGGCGCCCACTACAGCGTGGCCCAGGCCGGGGTCTGGACCGACTGCATCCACAAAGGCCAGGCCGTCATCCATAACGACTACCCTTCGCTGGCCCACAAGAAGGGCCTTCCGGCCGGGCACGCCCCCATCATCCGCGAACTGGTGGTGCCGGTGTTCCGCTTAAACAAGATCGTGGCCATCCTGGGAGTTGGCAACAAAGCCTGCGACTACACTGAAAACGACATCGAATCCGTTGCCCAACTAGCCGACCTGGCCTGGGACCTGGCCGAGCGCAAGCGGGCCGAGGAAGCGCTCAAGAAGGCTCACGACGGCCTGGAAAACCGGGTTGAGAAACGCACCAAGGCGCTCATACGGGCCAACAAGGCCCTGGACAAGGTGATCACCCAGCGCAAGTGGGCCGAGGAGGCGCTCAAAAAAAGCGAGAAGCGGTTCCGCGAGCTGGTGGAGGGCACGGACAACCTCGTCACCCAGGCGGACGCCAGCGGGCGCTTTCTCTACGTCAACCCGGCGGCCGCCAGGTCGTTCGGTCTTACGCCCGAAGAGTGCATGGGTCTTTCCGCCTTCGACTTCATCCACGAGGAGGACCGCGAGGCCACCTGGAACGCCTTCAAAGGCTGGGTGACGGACAGGCTCTCCCACGTGACCATCGAAAACCGTCACGTGTCGCAGCACGGGGAGGTGCGGCACATGTCCTGGACGGTTGAACTGCATTACGACGAGGAGGGAAACGTCTCCTCGGTGGACAGCATCGGCCGCGACACCACCGAGCACAAACGCCTGGAGGAAGCCCTCAAGGAGAACGAGGAGCGCTTCAGACTGCTTGTGGAGCTGGCTCCGGAAGCGATCATCGTGGACGACATCGACAGCCACCAGATCATCGTGGCGAACAAGAACGCGCTTTCTCTGTTCGCCACCAGCCGCGAGGACCTTCTGAAGAACGGGGTTTTCCGGTTCTACGCGGACAAGCAGCCGGATGGCAGGCCAAAGGAGGAAACCATCCAGCGAAACGTCATGAAGATCAAGGCCGGGGAAGCCGTTCGCGTGGAGCGGGCCATCCGCAACGCGGCCGGCCAGGATCTTCTGTGCGAGGTCTGGCTGGTGAAGCTTGTCATGAACGGCAGGGAGACCGTGCGTTCCAGCTGGACCGACATCACCGAACGCAAGCGTGTGGAGCGGGATCTGGCCAGGCACCGCGCGCTCCTGCACTCCATAATCGAAGGGACGACTGACGCCGTTTTCGCCAAGGACCTGGAGGGGCGCTACCTTCTGGCCAACTCGGAAGTGGGCAGGATGGTGGGCAAGCCCGTGGAGGAGATCATCGGGCGCAAGGACACCGACCACTTTTCCCCGGACGATGCGGCCAAGGTCATGGGCAGGGACCGTATAGTCAGGGGAACGGGCGCCACCCTGAACTACGAGGAAGTTCTCACCACCACGAGAGGCCACCGCAACCTTCTGTGCTTGAAGAGCCCCCTGCGCGACGAATCCGGAGAGATCACCGGCGTATTCGGCATCACCAGGGATATCACCGAGCTCAAGCGCATGCAGGAAGTGCTGGTGCAGACCGAGAAGATGATGTCCGTGGGCGGTTTGGCCGCTGGCATGGCCCACGAGATCAACAATCCGCTCTCGGGAATTCTCCAGGGCACGCAGGTGCTGCTGGGGCGCGTGAAAAAGGATACGCAGCGCAACAGGGCCGTGGCCAAAGAGGCGGGCACCAGCCTGGAGACCATCCAGGACTACATGCAAAGGCGCGGCCTTCTGCCAATAATCGAGAGCATGCGAGAATCAGCCGAACGCGCGGCCAGGATCGTGCAGGGCATGTTAAGCTTCAGCCGCCAGCAGGATTCGAACACCGAACTCGAGGACGTGGCCGAGCTTCTGGACAAGGCGCTGGCCCTGTGTGAAAGCGACTACGACCTCTCCAAAAAGTATGATTTCAGGCACATAGCCATCACTCGCGACTACCAGCCGGGTATCGCTCCTGTGCGCTGCTCGGCCAGCCTGGTGGAGCAGGTGGTGATGAATATCCTTCGAAACGCGGCCCAGGCCATGGCGGCCGAGGGCTCAGGCTCACACGCCCCTGCCATCACCCTTGCCACCTGGCAGGAAGGCCCGCACGTGGTCATCTCCATTGCGGACAACGGTCCGGGCATGGACGAATCCACCCGAAAAAGGGTTTTCGAACCGTTTTTCACCACGAAAAAACCCGGCACTGGCACCGGGCTCGGGCTGTCGGTGTCCTATTTCATCGTCACCGACAACCTGGGGGGCACCATCGAGGTGGACTCCGCTCCCGGCCGGGGCACGCGGTTCGTCATCAGGCTGCCCCACGCGCGGACTTCGGGGAGCAGAGATCGCACAAAGGCCCCAGCAAGCTGA